CAGACGTCGCGCAGCTTGGAGGACTGGGTGAGGATCATGCGGGGCTCCTGGCCTTCTCGGGTAGGCGGCCAGGGTAGTCCCGCATCGACGGTGAGTGCGCGCAGGTCTCGCCGGACGCGCGGCGGCACCCCGGCACCCCGCCCTCACCACTCCCCGCCCACGTACTCCTGGATCGCGATCACTGCGGCACCGCGGGCCCATTGATCGAAGTCCTCGCCCAGCTCGCGGAGAACGAGGTCGCGCTGGGCGGCGGGCAGGGCGGCGCGCAGGGTGTCCTCGAAGACGCCGCCGGCGGCGCGCACGAGGTCCATGGTCTCCCCGCCCAGCACGACCGCCTCAGGATCCACGACCGCGACCACGGCGGAGGCGGCGCGTGCGAGGAGGCGGGCGAGCTCCTCCGCCTCGGCGAGCGCCCCCGGTTCCCGGTCCCGGACCACGAGCTCGCGGAGCCGGTCGATGCCCTCCCCGGCGCCGAGCACCCCGTGCTCACGGGCCCGCTCCACGACTGCCGCGGTCCGTGCGGCCTGCCAGAACAGCAGCGGCTCGCCGTCGGCCGTGGTGCCGACGGGTAGCCGGCCGGTGAGCCCGGCGAGGTGGGAGCGGCCCTCGAGCAGCCTGCCCTCGACGACGGTCGCGATCGCAACGCCCACGCCGATGGTGAGCACGGCGAAGGTGCGGTGGGCGCGGCCGATCCCGCCCCAGTTCAGGCCGTGGACCATCGCGGCGATGTCGTTGTCGACGGCGACCGGGAGATCGAGCCGCTGCTCGAGCAGGTCCGCCAGCGGCACCGGCTCCTCCCAGCCGAGGATCCAGGAGCTGTCCACGCGTCGACGCTCGCCGACGACGCCGCCGATGCTCGCCCCGACCCCGGCCACGCGCTCGTGACGGCCCAGCAGCTCGCGCACGGGTGCCGCGACGCCGTCGGCGACGGCCTCGGGCGTGGTGCCCTCGAGCGGCACCACGAGGTCCTCGATCGGTTCCCCATGCACGGTGGTGACCACGGCGTGGACCGCGTCGGCAGTGACCTTCGCGCCCACGAACCGCGGGCCGTGCTCGACCTCGACGTCCAGCGGCTGCTGGGGGCGGCCGCGGGCGGGGGAGACCGTGTCGAGCGGCCGCAGATGCCCGGCCTCGAGCAGCTCGCGGGTGGCACGGGTGACGGTGGGCGCGGACAGGCCCAGCCGTTCACCGAGGTCACGGCGCGAGCGCGGTCCGAAGCGCAGCAGATCGCGGTACACGGCGCGGGCTGTGGCGCCGCCGAGATCAGGGACGGCGCTCCCCACCGAGGTGCTCTCCCCCAAAGCGCTCTCCTCCGCCCCGCTCATGCGCCGTGCACCGTGCGGACGGGCCCGGTGGACCCTCGCACCTCCAGATGGATCCCCAGCCACCGCTCCACGGTGGACCCCTCCCCGGCATCCGGCCGCAGCGCGAGGTCCAGCGCAGCCCGTCCCATCTCGCGCATCGGCAGGTGCACGGTGGTCAGCGGCGGGGCGACGTCGCGGGCGACGGTGATGTCGTTGAACCCGACCACGGACACGTCGGCCGGCACGGAGCGTCCCTCCTCCCGCAGGCGGGCGAGGGCCCCGATGGCCATCTGGTCGGAGACGCCGACCAGCGCGGTGATGCCCGGCCGGGCGGCGAGCAGCGCGCCTGCGGCGCGGTAACCCTCGTCGCGCTCGGCAGGTCCGTGATGGACCTCGACGTGCGCACCGGCGGCGGCGAACTCCTCGGCCATGCCCTCCACCCGCTCGTGGCTGGCCAGCAGCGTGTCGGGACCGCTGATCACCCCGATCTCGCGATGCCCGAGCTCGAGGAGGTGGCGGGCGATGAGGCGGGAGCCCTCGCGGTTGTCCACGAGCACCCGGTCGATGTCCACGACGGGCGTGCCGATCCCGACCACCCGCCCGCCAGCGGCGCGGAACGAGGCGACCCGGGCGCTGATCGCGGAGCAGTACCCCGGGTCGGTGAGGCCGGAGCCGGCGAGGATCACCGAGTGCGCGCGGTGGGACTGCAGCATCCGGAAGTAGCCGAGCTCCCGCTCGGGGTCCCGGTCGGTGTGGCAGATGGTGACCAGCAGGTTCGCGGCGGAGGCGCGCTCGTGGATGCCGTGGAGGATCTCGGCGGCGTAGGGGTCGCCGATGTTCCCGACGAGCACCCCGATCGCCCCGGAGTTGCCGCGCAGCATCGCCTGCGCCTGGGCGTTGGGCACGTAGTCCAGCTCGAGCGCGGCGGCGCGGACGCGCTCCTTCAGCTCCTCGAGCACCGGGTAGGTGCTGCCGGAGAGGACGCGGGAGGCGGTCGGGACGGAGACACCCGCGCGCTGCGCCACGTCCTTGAGCGTCACTGCCATGTTCGGAGGATACCCAGCCCACCAGCTCCTGGGCAGGGACGCGCGGCGGTGGAGCCTCACCAGTGCCGTCTGCCGGTGCCGTCTGCCAGGATGGTCGCGACATCCTTCCCGGCTGCCCGCCCGGCGCCGGGGTCCACGACGCCCAGGGGGACCGATGAGCGAGAGCACCGCCGACCACGCCGCCGACCGTTCCGACGCGGACGCGCCCGTCACGATCTACACCGCCTACGAGATCGACTTCATGCTCTCGCTGCGGGACACCGAGAACGCGCGCCTGACCCGTGAGCAGGTGGGTCTGCGCAGGGCCCCGGCGGAGGCGCAGGAGTTCGTCACCGCCGCCGTCACCTCGGGCCTGCGCGCCCGCGGGAAGGTGGAGCGCTCCGGGGACGGGCAGTGGCTGCTGGGCGAGGAGGGCCAGGTCGTCGCGACCGCGCTCACCGCGGCGGACCGCTGGCTCGGCATCGCCCTGACCGAGGGCGATGCGATGCGGATGGCCTTCGTGATCAAGGCGGAGGACGCGATCCTCATGCTCACCCAGGACGAGCTGGACTCGTTCGTGGTCTCGGCGCTGCCCGACTCTGCGCACGTGCCCGCCTCGGTCTCCGACATCGTGCTGGCCTTCCTCGACGGCGGCAACGAGCGCACCGTCTCCCTGCGCCGCACGGACATCGCCGCCCCGCAGGAGCAGGTGCCCATGATGTTCCACGTCGAGGCCGACGGGTCCTGGCGCCTCGGTCACCTCCCGCTCGACGCCGACGGGGTCCTCGGGGTCTCCGACATCACCGCCGCGCAGGTCCCGGGCACGGTGCGGGCCCTGTGGGAGGACGGGCTCAGCGCCGCGCCGGGCGTCTGAGAGGCGCTCGTCCCCGGCCCGGTCGACGGGGGCTTCCGCCGGCTCAGACGGGTCGGCCCGGCTCCCCCTGGGCCCGGCGCGCCCTCGCCTCCTGCAGCCGCGCCCTCAGATCCCGGTAAGCGCGGTGGATCCTGATGATGGCCCAGATCCCGAGGGCGAGCAGGATCAGCGCCAGGATCGCGGCGGCCACGGGCAGAACGAGCACGAGCACGCCCATCACCACCGCGGCGACGTCCTCGCCGGTCGAGACGAGCACGTTGGAGACCGGCTCCGGGGACACGTTCACAGCGGCGCGGGTGGTGGACTTCGCGGCGTGGGAGCCGAAGGCCGCTGCGGCACCGAGCACCGCCATGACGATGGCATTGGTCGTGTCCGTCTCCCCGCCCAGCAGGAACCCGATGGCGCCGCCGGCGATAGGGCGCACGATCGTGTGCAGCTGGTCCCAGAAGGAGTCGAGGAAAGCGATCTTGTCCGCCGCGAGGTCCACCAGGAGCAGGATCCCGGTGATGACCAGCACGTCGGTGCGCTGCAGCACGGCCGGGACCTGCCCGAGCTCGAAGATCCGCCCGCCGAGTCCCAGCAGGAAGATCATGAAGTAGGGCCGGATCCCGCTGACCCAGCCGGACCCCAGGGTCATCAGCAGTGCTTCCATCGCTCCCCGTCTCCTCGTGCTCACCCGCGCGTGCGGAGTGCAGTGCTCCGTCGACCGTGCTCCGTCGGCAGTGTTCCGTCGACTATGTCCTCGCGCCCCGTCTCAGACGGGGCGGCGCGACGCCTTCTGGTGCCGGTGCAGCTCGATGCGCAGCGCCCGCACGTCCTGCCCGGTGGGGCGAGTGTAGGTCCACACAGCCCGATCGAAGGCCGGCATCACCACGCGCGAGCCGTCACGGAGGCGCAGCGCCGCGGTGAGCCAGTGCACCGGATGCACGACGCGGGACTCGATCGCGACGACGTCGTCCCAGGCCACGTCCCGTCGGCCGAGCGCGCCGACCACTCGCAGCCCGCGCTCGGAGATCTCGACCCGGGTGCGAGCGGTGCCGAGCGCGGCGAGGGCGAAGCGCAGCCCCAGCGCGCCGAGCAGCAGCGCGAGAGTGCCGAGAGCGAGCATCACCACGAGCAGCCCCGCCCCCGGGGAGCGGCCGTCGGCCGGCGAGGCCCCGAGCAGCACGACGAGCAGCACCGCGACCAGCGCCGTGCCGAGCAGGCAGGCGGCGACCGCCGAGCGCACGGCCGTGTCCCGAGTGGCATGGGCCGGGAAGAGGGCTCGCACGGAGCCCCCGTCGGCCGAGCCCCCGTCGGCCGCACCCCCGCGAGCCGCATCCCCGCGCACCCCGGCCCAACCCGACGCATGTCGGGCGCCTGGACCGCCCGGCGCCTCGAGCGCCGAGATCATCCGCTCCACCGTCGCGCTGCTGCGGGAGTAGTCGGGCAGGGCGGCGCGCTCGGCGGTCTCGGGATCCAGCCGTCGGGGGATGGTCATGGAGCAAGCGTAGGGTTCCCTCCATGGCCCCGCACGACTCCTCCGCACCACGCTTCCGCCGCCCCGCCTCGCTGTACTCCTCCGTGGCCGAGGCGATCCCCGGCGCGCCGGACCCCGCGACCTCGAGCGACCTCGCGCACGACTCGGCCCGG
This genomic interval from Brachybacterium aquaticum contains the following:
- a CDS encoding ROK family protein, yielding MSGAEESALGESTSVGSAVPDLGGATARAVYRDLLRFGPRSRRDLGERLGLSAPTVTRATRELLEAGHLRPLDTVSPARGRPQQPLDVEVEHGPRFVGAKVTADAVHAVVTTVHGEPIEDLVVPLEGTTPEAVADGVAAPVRELLGRHERVAGVGASIGGVVGERRRVDSSWILGWEEPVPLADLLEQRLDLPVAVDNDIAAMVHGLNWGGIGRAHRTFAVLTIGVGVAIATVVEGRLLEGRSHLAGLTGRLPVGTTADGEPLLFWQAARTAAVVERAREHGVLGAGEGIDRLRELVVRDREPGALAEAEELARLLARAASAVVAVVDPEAVVLGGETMDLVRAAGGVFEDTLRAALPAAQRDLVLRELGEDFDQWARGAAVIAIQEYVGGEW
- a CDS encoding LacI family DNA-binding transcriptional regulator; its protein translation is MAVTLKDVAQRAGVSVPTASRVLSGSTYPVLEELKERVRAAALELDYVPNAQAQAMLRGNSGAIGVLVGNIGDPYAAEILHGIHERASAANLLVTICHTDRDPERELGYFRMLQSHRAHSVILAGSGLTDPGYCSAISARVASFRAAGGRVVGIGTPVVDIDRVLVDNREGSRLIARHLLELGHREIGVISGPDTLLASHERVEGMAEEFAAAGAHVEVHHGPAERDEGYRAAGALLAARPGITALVGVSDQMAIGALARLREEGRSVPADVSVVGFNDITVARDVAPPLTTVHLPMREMGRAALDLALRPDAGEGSTVERWLGIHLEVRGSTGPVRTVHGA
- a CDS encoding DUF4126 domain-containing protein, which encodes MEALLMTLGSGWVSGIRPYFMIFLLGLGGRIFELGQVPAVLQRTDVLVITGILLLVDLAADKIAFLDSFWDQLHTIVRPIAGGAIGFLLGGETDTTNAIVMAVLGAAAAFGSHAAKSTTRAAVNVSPEPVSNVLVSTGEDVAAVVMGVLVLVLPVAAAILALILLALGIWAIIRIHRAYRDLRARLQEARARRAQGEPGRPV
- a CDS encoding PH domain-containing protein translates to MTIPRRLDPETAERAALPDYSRSSATVERMISALEAPGGPGARHASGWAGVRGDAARGGAADGGSADGGSVRALFPAHATRDTAVRSAVAACLLGTALVAVLLVVLLGASPADGRSPGAGLLVVMLALGTLALLLGALGLRFALAALGTARTRVEISERGLRVVGALGRRDVAWDDVVAIESRVVHPVHWLTAALRLRDGSRVVMPAFDRAVWTYTRPTGQDVRALRIELHRHQKASRRPV